A stretch of the Chitinispirillales bacterium ANBcel5 genome encodes the following:
- a CDS encoding phage tail sheath subtilisin-like domain-containing protein: MNYRTPGVFIEEVSSGAKPIEAVGTSTAGFIGVAPDRTKNVHKAVQIANWTQFQQEFVSEEKNSTDLSHAVFGFFQNGGSMCHIVNIGNDKTILGEGEGRKGLALFEEIDNIAIVAAPGFTDAQTYDAMLTHCERLEDRFAILDSPEKVESLRSLLKVATPDGTDGAKPRQTDRGFGGFYFPWIEITDPFDPVSTVMVPPSGHVAGIYAKTDTRRGVHKAPANVIVNGALNLAYKITHSEQSELNVNGVNCIRSFSGEGIRVWGARTLAPGAGEWRYINVRRLMTMVQRSIAASTKWVVFEPNTEVLWKSIRRNVEAFLYRLWLQGALKGTTPEQAYFVKCDNETNPQETIDAGMVVTVIGVAPAKPAEFVIFRIGQSNDGTDIS; this comes from the coding sequence ATGAATTACCGAACGCCGGGAGTATTTATTGAAGAGGTATCCTCCGGAGCAAAACCAATAGAAGCAGTCGGAACCAGCACAGCCGGTTTTATTGGAGTAGCACCGGATAGAACAAAAAATGTACACAAAGCTGTTCAGATCGCAAACTGGACGCAGTTTCAGCAGGAATTTGTTTCAGAGGAAAAAAATAGCACAGACCTATCACATGCGGTCTTTGGCTTCTTTCAGAATGGCGGCTCCATGTGTCATATTGTCAATATAGGTAATGATAAAACGATACTGGGTGAAGGAGAAGGGAGAAAAGGGCTTGCTCTGTTTGAGGAGATAGATAATATCGCCATAGTCGCAGCCCCGGGTTTCACTGATGCGCAAACATACGATGCGATGCTTACTCACTGCGAAAGGCTGGAGGACAGATTTGCCATACTGGATTCTCCCGAAAAGGTCGAATCGTTGCGATCACTGCTCAAAGTAGCAACTCCCGATGGTACCGATGGCGCAAAACCCAGGCAAACAGACCGGGGGTTTGGTGGATTTTACTTTCCCTGGATAGAGATTACCGACCCCTTCGATCCTGTCTCGACCGTAATGGTTCCCCCTTCAGGGCATGTTGCAGGAATCTACGCCAAAACCGATACCCGCCGTGGTGTTCATAAAGCACCAGCCAATGTAATTGTGAATGGTGCACTTAATCTTGCTTATAAAATTACCCACAGTGAACAAAGTGAACTAAATGTAAACGGTGTAAACTGCATTCGATCCTTCTCGGGTGAAGGAATTAGAGTGTGGGGAGCACGAACTCTGGCTCCCGGTGCCGGTGAGTGGAGATATATCAATGTTCGCAGGCTGATGACTATGGTTCAAAGATCAATCGCCGCAAGTACAAAATGGGTTGTGTTTGAGCCAAACACAGAAGTGCTGTGGAAATCGATAAGAAGAAATGTTGAAGCATTCCTCTATAGATTGTGGCTCCAGGGTGCACTTAAGGGCACTACCCCTGAGCAGGCATATTTTGTTAAATGTGACAACGAAACTAACCCTCAGGAAACAATCGATGCAGGAATGGTTGTCACAGTTATTGGGGTTGCGCCAGCCAAGCCTGCTGAGTTTGTGATCTTTAGAATCGGCCAAAGCAATGATGGTACAGATATCTCATAA
- a CDS encoding phage tail protein gives MAASWKEPFKGYNWKLDIDGLGIVAHFIECDGIEVEITKVNYREGGDDANVHRLPGLINYSDVTFRYGLTDDNSVWEWFHDSLDSSVVNRREVSVILMKPDQQSEHLRWNLFDAWPSYWKTARLNAQTSELAIESMSLTFERLERA, from the coding sequence ATGGCTGCAAGTTGGAAAGAACCATTCAAGGGGTACAACTGGAAACTTGATATAGATGGACTGGGGATCGTCGCTCATTTTATTGAATGCGATGGTATAGAGGTCGAAATAACAAAAGTTAATTACAGGGAAGGTGGTGATGATGCCAATGTTCATCGATTGCCAGGCCTCATAAACTACAGCGATGTGACGTTCAGATATGGTTTAACAGATGATAACAGTGTATGGGAATGGTTTCACGATTCATTAGATAGCTCTGTTGTGAACAGAAGAGAAGTTTCGGTAATATTGATGAAGCCGGACCAGCAATCTGAGCACTTGAGATGGAACCTCTTTGATGCATGGCCATCATACTGGAAAACAGCCCGTTTGAATGCCCAGACCAGTGAGCTGGCCATTGAATCGATGTCACTGACATTTGAAAGGCTTGAAAGGGCATAA